In Flavobacterium sp. CBA20B-1, one DNA window encodes the following:
- a CDS encoding DUF389 domain-containing protein — translation MSNKLLDFINLHYGEEDKEKVLENVTANISFRGSNLWILACAIIIASIGLNVNSTAVVIGAMLISPLMGPILGAGLALGTYNFVLLRKSIKNLLIATAVSLFVSAFYFYLSPFKDVQSELLARTSPNIYDVLIAFFGGLVGVIAFTRVEKGNPIPGVAIATALMPPLCTAGYGLATFNFSYFAGAFYLYTINCFFICLATFFVIKYLKYPASAAIDPKNEKRIRYGISTLMMVMIIPSFYLAYNLYQEKKFNKNIDDFINTEFNSRGYTVIYKKLSYNSNPKKVELAFLNKKLSKEDMALYNKMLQETGLTNTQMIFRQDDADLKAEILSEVNKQNATLSEKDVTINNLRQELNKYKVNEPGLVKEINVLFPELKEVSLGKIEKYSGTDSAKIDWVVLYHLQDAEKKPDIAKIKKWLNQRLNVSNTLLLQDVDENK, via the coding sequence ATGAGCAATAAACTGTTAGATTTTATCAATCTGCACTATGGTGAAGAAGATAAAGAAAAAGTTTTAGAAAATGTTACTGCAAACATTTCTTTTAGAGGATCTAATTTATGGATTTTGGCTTGTGCAATCATAATTGCATCAATTGGTTTAAACGTAAATTCAACAGCAGTGGTGATTGGTGCCATGCTTATATCGCCTTTAATGGGTCCTATTTTAGGAGCAGGTTTAGCATTGGGAACATACAACTTTGTGCTGTTAAGAAAATCGATAAAAAATTTATTAATTGCCACAGCTGTAAGTTTATTTGTTTCGGCTTTTTACTTTTATTTGAGTCCGTTTAAAGATGTGCAATCAGAACTATTGGCTCGAACTTCTCCGAATATTTACGATGTATTAATTGCTTTTTTTGGTGGATTAGTAGGTGTGATTGCATTTACCCGAGTTGAAAAAGGTAATCCAATTCCGGGTGTGGCCATTGCAACCGCATTGATGCCGCCTTTGTGTACTGCTGGTTATGGCTTGGCTACTTTTAATTTCTCTTATTTTGCAGGAGCTTTCTATTTGTATACCATCAACTGCTTTTTTATATGTTTGGCTACATTTTTTGTAATTAAATACTTAAAATACCCGGCATCGGCTGCTATCGATCCAAAAAACGAAAAAAGAATTCGCTATGGTATTTCTACTTTAATGATGGTGATGATTATACCAAGTTTTTATTTGGCTTATAATCTGTATCAAGAAAAAAAATTCAATAAAAATATTGACGATTTCATTAATACGGAATTCAACAGCCGTGGCTACACGGTTATCTATAAAAAACTATCGTATAACAGCAATCCGAAAAAAGTGGAATTGGCTTTTTTAAATAAAAAGTTGAGCAAAGAGGATATGGCTTTGTATAACAAAATGTTACAGGAAACAGGGCTTACAAACACCCAAATGATTTTTAGACAAGACGATGCCGATTTAAAAGCTGAAATTTTAAGCGAAGTAAACAAACAAAACGCTACACTTTCTGAAAAAGATGTAACCATTAACAACCTGCGCCAAGAATTAAATAAATACAAAGTAAACGAGCCTGGCTTGGTAAAAGAAATTAATGTGCTTTTCCCTGAATTAAAAGAAGTTTCGTTGGGAAAAATTGAAAAATACTCAGGTACAGATAGTGCCAAAATTGATTGGGTGGTTTTGTATCATTTACAAGATGCTGAAAAAAAACCCGATATCGCTAAGATAAAAAAATGGCTTAACCAGCGATTAAATGTTTCCAACACCTTACTTTTACAGGATGTTGATGAAAATAAATAA